The following proteins come from a genomic window of Syngnathus acus chromosome 15, fSynAcu1.2, whole genome shotgun sequence:
- the LOC119134942 gene encoding galectin-8-like, which produces MSCAQLNHFVCKIPKAHYPLASQAEPQVEAKQQVERTDSKLLFFMSAGSCKDLQVEMMEGLQVGSTITISGQGNEKTKGFQANLLYGDGKMALQVELDVLTKTISLTSKLASDQGVKQQNQLLEAPLQPGVNFEIVIQCDERGFHVLAADHWLYYAYHHEHDLPRVTLLKLHGDVSLKSINLAGEALTSTRVQDQAV; this is translated from the exons ATGTCCTGCGCGCAGCTCAATCACTTCGTGTGCAAAATCCCCAAAGCGCATTACCCGCTTGCCAGTCAAGCCGAGCCGCAGGTGGAAGCCAAGCAGCAGGTGGAACGGACCGATTCCAAACTCTTGTTCTTCATGTCAGCTGGCAGT tGCAAGGACCTACAGGTGGAAATGATGGAAGGGCTCCAGGTGGGGAGCACCATCACCATCAGCGGGCAAGGCAACGAAAAGACAAAGGG CTTCCAAGCCAACCTTCTCTACGGCGATGGCAAAATGGCCCTCCAGGTCGAGCTGGACGTCTTGACCAAAACCATCTCGCTGACCTCCAAACTGGCCAGCGACCAGGGCGTCAAGCAACAGAACCAGCTGCTCGAGGCCCCCCTGCAACCTGGAGTCAATTTTGAG ATCGTCATCCAGTGCGACGAGCGTGGCTTCCACGTGCTCGCCGCGGACCACTGGCTATACTACGCCTACCACCACGAGCACGACCTGCCACGCGTCACGCTGCTGAAACTGCACGGGGACGTGTCGCTCAAGTCCATCAACCTGGCAGGGGAGGCGCTGACAAGTACAAGAGTACAAGACCAAGCAGTGTAG
- the LOC119134646 gene encoding C-type mannose receptor 2-like: protein MAQAARLDIMSIAALVAFALTLGARTTFCEGISCGPGWEAFSSSCYKKMVDPNGWLGARFHCVLEGGDLVSFNSSAEEDFVKGKMGARSFWIGLSNLECNHKLCPQVSGKELKWSDNTLLNHSNWATVKVASTNLESCAYVLPNAHKDYHPGKWRKVSCESSLAYMCKRSPDGCQEGQPCNKTAGLALTPVQTSACDPGDFLRGHFCYRFENTKKTWQGAEDDCVLWGGHLASVHSREDGDWLIAHMEDNFHVGLKKNIKMFEWRDKTAMDPALWYPGYPSSDDCGRVSRTGQVYNHQCNSLIVFTCQKGVDVTHRHHQAHLVCAHLRSFSHPCSPAHSTSAAPRLE from the exons ATGGCGCAGGCTGCTCGACTGGACATCATGAGCATCGCCGCACTTGTGGCATTCGCACTGACGTTGGGCGCCAGGACGACGTTTTGTGAAG GCATTTCGTGCGGTCCCGGATGGGAGGCGTTCAGCTccagctgctacaagaagatggtggaccccaacggttggctgggggctcgtTTCCACTGCGTCCTGGAGGGCGGTGACCTGGTCTCCTTCAACTCCTCAGCCGAGGAAGACTTTGTGAAGGGCAAAATGGGGGCCCGCTCGTTCTGGATAGGACTCTCCAACCTG GAATGCAACCACAAGTTGTGTCCTCAAGTGTCAGGCAAGGAGCTGAAATGGTCCGACAACACGCTGCTGAACCACAGCAACTGGGCAACCGTTAAAGTCGCAAG CACCAATTTGGAGTCCTGCGCGTACGTCCTCCCAAACGCTCATAAGGATTACCACCCTGGCAAGTGGAGAAAGGTCTCGTGCGAGTCCTCCCTGGCGTACATGTGCAAACGCTCCCCCGACG GCTGCCAGGAGGGACAACCGTGCAACAAGACCGCCGGTTTGGCGCTCACTCCGGTGCAAa CTTCTGCCTGTGACCCTGGCGACTTCCTCCGCGGCCATTTCTGCTATCGCTTTGAGAACACTAAGAAAACTTGGCAGGGGGCCGAGGATGACTGCGTCCTATGGGGAGGTCACCTGGCAAGTGTCCACTCACGGGAAGACGGCGATTGGTTGATCG CTCACATGGAAGACAACTTTCATGTGGGACTGAAGAAGAACATCAAGATGTTTGAGTGGCGTGACAAAACAGCTATG GACCCAGCTCTGTGGTACCCGGGATATCCATCCTCAGATGATTGTGGGAGAGTGTCACGGACTGGACAGGTCTACAACCACCAATGCAATTCCCTAATCGTGTTCACCTGTCAAAAAGGTGTGGACGTCACGCACCGTCACCACCAGGCACATTTAGTTTGTGCTCATTTGCGCTCCTTCTCGCACCCTTGTAGCCCGGCGCATTCGACCTCAGCAGCTCCCAG GCTGGAGTGA